The following proteins are co-located in the Procambarus clarkii isolate CNS0578487 chromosome 4, FALCON_Pclarkii_2.0, whole genome shotgun sequence genome:
- the Gnpat gene encoding dihydroxyacetone phosphate acyltransferase: MEHPMSPASPGLPSQKRSQSRQEYIDLLAQRRQSSDLRWAAREWYSRGNYKYGNEMKREEVFKRVMQSDRVKHTIKQLVDGGGDYDVLVAEAEGILEKMGHTQDIGVIRQFAFILPKIMKRIYNKVLINEDGIEKMRSALVETPVVLLPTHRSYADFLLVSYIAFHFDLPLPVIAAGMDFMKMAVVGEKLRGSGAFYIRRSFMDNTLYWAIFQEYVQTIVECTGSPVEFFLEGTRSRSGKSLPPKIGLLGCVTECWLRGKLPDLAFVPISISYERTLEEKLYAYELLGVPKPQESTSGLLKATRILKENFGDIYVNVGDPVSIRGFLGPRVDRHLSASIPSHLTSITKNELCACEALGCHMLRNIQLGAVVSVWSMVCVHLINTLWSGKWSLPLKVLVEDVTWLIGILEKIGGNVALEGRVDEGIVRSLEIHCLIARLSEDGAVYVQQVHQPGIQSVQGHDKKVNLNSNTVNHAVTHLMLQHYINQILHLLIRPALVAQALVSLVGHSAACSLEELQSRFVFLRLLFGYDFIFEKNLEGRDFMCGLSVLTWSGEVSVIQGSVQLVGHTSRLINLLLALLKPFNLTYSCAAQTMASQGWLDNGTLVSAIQECIEKSVVKSGVYSALSLDTIRHAVRTLIKVGAVSKSKGIDDHLVLMPDYQKLHSITEVLGKPCGQILRPKL; encoded by the exons ATGGAGCATCCAATGAGTCCAGCCAGTCCAGGGCTGCCATCTCAGAAACGAAGCCAATCGCGACAAGAATATATTGATCTGCTGGCTCAGCGAAGGCAGTCCAGTGATCTCAGATGGGCAGCCCGTGAATGGTACTCTAGGGGTAACTACAAATATGGAAATGAGATGAAACGTGAAGaagtgttcaagagagtgatgcagtctgATAGAGTGAAGCACACCATCAAGCAG CTGGTGGATGGTGGAGGTGATTATGATGTCCTTGTTGCTGAAGCTGAAGGGATCTTAGAAAAAATGGGACACACTCAAGACATTGGTGTTATTCGACAATTTGCATTCATCCTCCCCAAAATCATGAAGAGAATATATAACAAGGTGCTTATCAACGAGGATGGAATTGAAAAG ATGCGTAGTGCCCTAGTTGAGACGCCTGTTGTACTGCTGCCAACACATCGCTCCTATGCAGACTTCCTTCTTGTGTCATACATTGCATTCCATTTTGACCTTCCCTTGCCAGTGATTGCTGCAGGAATGG ATTTTATGAAGATGGCTGTAGTTGGAGAGAAGTTGAGGGGCTCCGGGGCTTTTTATATTCGTCGGTCATTTATGGATAATACTCTTTACTGGGCAATATTTCAG GAATATGTCCAGACTATTGTAGAATGCACTGGCTCTCCTGTAGAATTTTTCTTAGAAGGAACACGAAGTCGAAGTGGAAAGTCATTGCCGCCTAAAATTG GTCTTCTTGGCTGTGTGACAGAATGTTGGTTACGTGGAAAGCTACCCGACCTAGCATTTGTGCCTATAAGTATATCCTATGAACGAACGTTAGAAGAAAAACTCTATGCATATGAACTTCTTGGAGTACCAAAACCTCAAGAATCAACCTCT GGTCTACTTAAAGCAACAAGAATTTTGAAAGAAAATTTTGGAGATATATATGTCAATGTTGGTGATCCAGTGTCCATACGAGGATTTCTCGGACCTCGTGTGGACAGACACTTGAGTGCATCTATACCTTCCCATCTGACATCTATTACAAAGAATGAG CTGTGTGCTTGTGAAGCTCTTGGCTGCCACATGCTAAGAAATATTCAGTTAGgggctgtggtgagtgtgtggagcaTGGTCTGTGTACACCTGATAAACACACTCTGGTCTGGAAAGTGGTCACTTCCACTGAAGGTGCTTGTAGAAGATGTTACATGGCTCATTGGAATATTAGAGAAGATTGGTGGTAATGTTGCTCTTGAAG GTAGAGTGGATGAAGGCATCGTACGCAGCCTTGAAATTCACTGTCTTATCGCAAGGCTTTCTGAAGATGGAGCAGTATATGTCCAACAAGTCCATCAACCAGGAATACAATCTGTGCAAGGCCACGATAAAA AAGTCAATTTGAACAGCAATACTGTGAACCATGCTGTAACTCACCTGATGTTACAGCATTACATCAATCAAATCCTTCATCTTTTGATTCGGCCTGCATTGGTGGCGCAAGCTCTGGTCTCACTTGTTGGCCATAGTGCTGCTTGCTCCCTTG AAGAGTTGCAGTCAAGATTTGTATTCCTTCGCTTGCTTTTTGGATATGATTTCATCTTCGAGAAGAATTTGGAAGGAAGA GATTTTATGTGTGGTTTGTCTGTGCTGACATGGAGTGGAGAAGTTAGTGTCATACAAGGCTCGGTTCAGCTAGTGGGTCACACCAGCAGGCTGATAAATTTACTGCTGGCACTTCTCAAGCCATTTAACTTGACCTATTCATGTGCGGCACAAACCATG GCATCCCAGGGCTGGTTAGATAATGGAACATTAGTATCGGCTATTCAGGAATGCATAGAAAAATCGGTAGTAAAATCTGGAGTCTATTCGGCACTCTCTTTAGACACAATTCGTCATGCAGTTCGAACTCTTATTAAAGTCGGAGCTGTTAGTAAGAGCAAAGG